The Pan paniscus chromosome 3, NHGRI_mPanPan1-v2.0_pri, whole genome shotgun sequence genome includes a window with the following:
- the LOC100984360 gene encoding mortality factor 4-like protein 1 — MVPKQDPKPKFQEGERVLCFHGPLLYDAKCVKLAIKDKQVKYFIHYSGWNKNWDEWVPESRVLKYVDTNLQKQRELQKANQEQYAEGKMRWAAPGKKTSGLQQKNIEVKTKKNKQKTPGNGDGGSTSETPQPPQKKRAQVDPTVENEETFMNRVEVKIKIPEELKPWLVDDWDLITRQKQLFYLPADKNVDSILEDYANYKKSHGNTDNKEYAVNEVVAGIKEYFNLMLGTQLLYKFERPQYAEILADCPDAPMSQVYGVPHLLRLSVQIGAMLAYTPLDEKSLALLLNYLHDFLKYLAKNSATLFSASDYEVALPEYHWKAV, encoded by the coding sequence ATGGTGCCGAAGCAGGACCCGAAGCCTAAATTCCAGGAGGGTGAGCGAGTGCTGTGCTTTCATGGGCCTCTGCTTTATGATGCAAAGTGTGTAAAGCTTGCCATAAAGGACAAACAAGTGAAATACTTTATACATTACAGTGGTTGGAATAAAAATTGGGATGAGTGGGTTCCGGAGAGCAGAGTACTCAAATATGTGGACACCAATTTGCAGAAACAGCGAGAACTTCAAAAAGCCAATCAGGAGCAGTATGCAGAGGGGAAGATGAGATGGGCTGCCCCAGGAAAGAAGACATCTGGTCTGCAACAGAAAAATAttgaagtgaaaacaaaaaagaacaaacagaaaacaccTGGAAATGGAGATGGTGGCAGTACCAGTGAGACCCCCcagcctcctcagaagaaaaggGCCCAGGTAGATCCTACTGTTGAAAATGAGGAAACATTCATGAACAGAGTTGAAGTTAAAATAAAGATTCCTGAAGAGCTAAAACCATGGCTTGTTGATGACTGGGACTTAATTACCAGGCAAAAACAGCTCTTTTATCTTCCTGCTGATAAGAATGTGGATTCCATTCTTGAGGATTATGCAAATTACAAGAAATCTCATGGAAACACAGATAATAAGGAGTATGCAGTTAATGAAGTTGTGGCAGGGATAAAAGAATACTTCAACCTAATGTTGGGCACCCAGCTACTCTACAAATTTGAGAGACCACAGTATGCCGAAATTCTTGCAGATTGTCCCGATGCACCCATGTCCCAGGTGTACGGAGTGCCACATCTCCTGAGATTATCTGTACAAATTGGAGCAATGTTGGCCTATACACCTCTGGATGAGAAGAGCCTTGCTTTATTACTCAATTATCTTCACGATTTCCTAAAGTACCTGGCAAAGAATTCTGCAACTTTGTTTAGTGCCAGCGATTATGAAGTGGCTCTTCCTGAGTACCACTGGAAAGCTGTGTGA